Proteins encoded together in one Salvelinus fontinalis isolate EN_2023a chromosome 6, ASM2944872v1, whole genome shotgun sequence window:
- the LOC129857439 gene encoding pre-mRNA-splicing factor ATP-dependent RNA helicase DHX16-like isoform X3: MANLEQWVSDSLHDILGLSDRYVAQFMIGSARKSSSAQGFVAHLKSTGTIDINQRVIAFAQELYEKIPRKQVVEKPARAIERHVMEIERKNRNYTLLSDSESDGEAVREREKEKKKSKDRGDKRKHLRKREESQSSSEEETPKSSKLGHGDQKSSKNDEEEEEEEEWEKEERERVLDLEERDAFAERMKLKDKDKTRNIMERTDKKGYEEAQKRLKMAEEDHKKILPELRKESRRNYLSKREAEKLEDLEAEIADEEYLFSTDALTERERKELEYKRNLRDLAKDYKKAGAKEKEERKNRYYMPEEKRSKDIPQRDMELELEMPMEGGGEQGRWEEERLKTASLSFGAKKEREKGLKAEREKYQLILEEDEMINFVSSAVIMKGTQDEKEQEQAALSQAEVQKQSIQEVRRSLPVFPYREDLLLAIQQHQILIIEGETGSGKTTQIPQFLMESGYNDGGMKIGCTQPRRVAAMSVAARVAQEVGVKLGNEVGYSIRFEDCTSERTVLKYMTDGMLLREFLTEPDLASYSVVIIDEAHERTLHTDILFGLIKDIARFRPDLKVLVASATLDTERFSCFFDDAPVFRIPGRRFPVDIFYTKAPEADYLEACVVSVLQIHVTQPPGDCLVFLTGQEEIETCCELLQERCRRLGSKISELLVLPIYANLPSDMQAKIFSPTPPGSRKVVVATNIAETSLTIDGIIYVIDPGFCKQKSYNARTGMESLIVTPCSRASANQRAGRAGRVAAGKCFRLYTAWAFKHEMEESTVPEIQRTNLGNVVLLLKSLGINDLIHFDFMDPPPHETLVLALEQLYALGALNHLGELTKGLILGPLLFLIYIIDLAAVSSTVLPILFAEDTNLILSDKNFDSIINEANSSMGNIFEFPDKQIIFK; the protein is encoded by the exons ATGGCAAACCTAGAGCAATGGGTGAGCGACAGTCTGCACGACATCCTCGGCCTTAGTGACAGATATGTCGCCCAGTTCATGATCGGCTCCGCTCGTAAATCCTCGAGCGCTCAAGGCTTTGTGGCCCACCTCAAGTCGACGGGCACCATCGACATTAATCAGAGAGTGATCGCCTTTGCACAGGAACTGTATGAAAAG ATTCCTCGTAAACAAGTCGTTGAAAAGCCAGCCAGAGCGATAGAGCGACATGTCATGGAGATTGAGAGGAAGAATCGAAATTACACCCTACTGTCGGACAGCGAGAGTGACGGAGAggcggtgagagagagggagaaggagaagaagaaaagtAAAGACCGAGGCGATAAGAGGAAGCACCTCAGGAAAAGGGAGGAGAGTCAATCATCTAGTGAAGAGGAGACCCCTAAAAG TAGTAAGCTGGGCCATGGCGACCAGAAGTCCAGTAAgaatgatgaagaggaggaggaggaggaggagtgggagaaggaagagagagaacgcGTACTGGATCTGGAAGAGAGGGATGCCTTTGCCGAACGAATGAAACTGAAGGACAAAGACAAGACGAGGAACATCATGGAGAGAACGGACAAGAAG GGCTACGAGGAGGCTCAGAAAAGACTAAAGATGGCAGAGGAGGATCATAAGAAAATC CTTCCAGAGTTGAGGAAGGAGTCTCGCAGGAACTACCTGTccaagagagaggctgagaagcTGGAGGACCTGGAGGCGGAGATAGCCGATGAGGAGTACCTGTTCTCCACGGACGCGCTGACGGAGAGGGAGCGGAAGGAGCTGGAGTACAAGCGCAACCTCCGAGACCTGGCCAAGGACTACAAGAAAGCCGGCgccaaggagaaggaggagaggaagaacagaTACTACATGCCGGAGGAGAAGAGGAGTAAA gATATTCCTCAGAGGGACATGGAGCTGGAGTTGGAGATGCCcatggagggtggaggagagcagGGTcgctgggaggaggagaggttgaAGACCGCCTCGCTCAGCTTCGGggccaagaaggagagggagaaagggttgAAGGCAGAAAGAGAGAAGTACCAGCTGATCCTGGAGGAGGACGAGATGATCAACTTTGTCAGCAGTGCCGTCATCATGAAGGGAACCCAGGATGAAAAG gagcaggagcaggcagcCTTGTCCCAGGCGGAGGTCCAGAAGCAGTCCATCCAGGAAGTGAGACGCAGCCTTCCCGTGTTCCCCTACAGAGAGGACCTGCTCCTGGCCATCCAGCAGCACCAGATCCTGATCATCGAGGGAGAGACGGGCTCCGGCAAGACCACCCAGATCCCACAGTTCCTCATGGAGTCG GGCTACAATGATGGAGGCATGAAGATTGGGTGTACCCAGCCCCGTAGAGTGGCAGCCATGTCCGTAGCAGCCAGGGTGGCACAAGAAGTGGGCGTCAAGCTGGGCAACGAG GTAGGCTACAGTATCCGTTTTGAGGACTGTACGTCGGAGAGGACAGTACTCAAATACATGACTGACGGAATGCTGCTCAGGGAGTTCCTCACAGAGCCTGATCTGGCCAGCTACAG tgTGGTCATCATTGATGAGGCTCACGAGCGGACGCTGCACACAGACATCCTGTTTGGCCTGATCAAGGACATCGCCCGGTTCCGTCCGGACCTGAAGGTGCTGGTGGCCAGCGCCACCCTGGACACAGAGCGCTTCTCCTGCTTCTTCGATGACGCCCCTGTCTTCAGAATCCCCGGCAGGAGGTTCCCTGTGGACATCTTTTACACTAAG GCTCCTGAGGCAGACTACCTGGAGGCCTGTGTTGTGTCGGTGCTACAGATCCACGTCACACAGCCCCCCGGAGACTGTCTGGTCTTCCTCACTGGACAG GAGGAGATTGAGACTTGCTGTGAGCTGCTGCAGGAGAGATGCAGGCGTCTGGGCTCTAAGATATCTGAGCTTTTGGTGCTTCCCATCTACGCCAACCTACCTTCCGACATGCAGGCCAAGATCTTCAGCCCCACACCACCTGGCTCACGCAAG GTGGTGGTGGCCACTAACATTGCAGAGACCTCTCTAACCATCGATGGGATCATATACGTCATAGATCCAGGCTTCTGCAAGCAGAAGAGCTATAACGCCCGCACTGGGATGGAGTCTCTGATTGTCACGCCTTGCTCACGG GCCTCAGCCAATCAGCGAGCAGGTCGTGCAGGCAGAGTGGCTGCTGGGAAGTGTTTCCGTCTCTACACTGCGTGGGCGTTTAAACACGAGATGGAGGAGTCCACCGTGCCCGAGATCCAGCGAACCAACCTGGGCAACGTAGTGCTACTGCTCAAGAGCTTGG GAATTAATGACCTTATCCACTTTGACTTCATGGACCCGCCCCCTCACGAGACCCTGGTGCTAGCTCTGGAGCAGCTGTACGCACTGGGTGCACTCAACCACCTCGGAGAGCTCACCAAG GGTTTGATCCTTGGACCTTTGTTATTCCTAATCTATATCATTGACCTTGCTGCTGTGTCTTCTACCGTACTTCCCATTCTTTTTGCTGAGGATACCAACTTGATTTTATCAGACAAGAATTTTGATTCAATAATCAACGAAGCCAACTCAAGCATGGgcaatatttttgaatttccagATAAACAAATTATCTTTAAATGA